In Triplophysa rosa linkage group LG18, Trosa_1v2, whole genome shotgun sequence, a genomic segment contains:
- the LOC130569532 gene encoding alpha-N-acetylgalactosaminide alpha-2,6-sialyltransferase 1-like, translated as MSLSSSGTTSLYKAENLSAKREDNTTSIPILYKKNFTKLPRWDFEDVDLQDPEARKPTCSKSLRNTEDLKFKEAFLPDIQLWLYRGQLNTTEWNRLAHFNNPFGFMEYRYDDIKPAADLIPKPKSSILLPVPERAKDGCIRCAVLGSGGILNNSGKVIDSHDYVFRVSKMMPEGLPVAPGPSTGKRGLRFQLKNDGPHNHQSLWVNLANPFPLKELSGLCRNARDHTNPHLLEVD; from the exons ATGAGTTTATCATCATCTGGAACTACAAGTCTCTATAAAGCTGAAAACCTGTCTGCTAAACGTGAAGACAACACAACGTCAATACCAATCCTTTACAAGAAGAATTTCACAAAATTACCTAGGTGGGACTTTGAAGATGTTGATTTACAAGACCCTGAAGCAAGAAAACCA ACCTGTTCAAAGTCACTACGAAACACAGAGGACCTCAAGTTCAAGGAAGCTTTTCTTCCTGACA TTCAACTATGGCTGTACAGAGGTCAACTCAATACAACAGAATGGAATAGATTAGCACACTTCAACAATCCCTTTGGCTTTATGGAGTACAGATATGATG ATATAAAACCAGCAGCTGATTTAATACCAAAGCCAAAGTCTTCAATATTACTGCCTGTGCCTGAAAGAGCAAAGGATGGTTGTATCCGCTGTGCAGTATTGGGCTCGGGTGGCATTCTCAATAACTCGGGCAAAGTGATCGACTCTCATGATTATGTGTTTCG GGTGTCAAAAATGATGCCTGAGGGACTTCCAGTGGCTCCAGGGCCTTCTACAGGGAAAAGAGGCCTCAGG TTTCAACTAAAAAACGACGGGCCCCACAACCACCAAAGCCTCTGGGTCAACCTAGCCAACCCGTTCCCTCTGAAAGAGCTCTCCGGCCTCTGCCGCAACGCCAGGGATCACACAAACCCCCATCTGCTGGAGGTGGACTAA
- the LOC130569359 gene encoding matrix-remodeling-associated protein 7-like, protein MFEKHAIIKLPVSAKKKVSYFIDIMEASSDLFLPALLFTLLAIIVAAVITRAPSKCTHQTTTVVNDRDTGEESHNNETNCNATHHPETVHQSNANTPKDETIQSDSSPDHDEVCRSDCADYRSSSGWEEENSSEYGMRNALRDYNLSPDAEEKPLKYMAGILRASQLEKMMTKEELEEEQRVQRDQLAAIFQLLRDKQETFGDVTQSDLEEQLKLYSI, encoded by the exons ATGTTTGAAAAGCATGCAATTATTAAATTACCCGTGTCAGCAAAGAAGAAAGTAAGTTATTTCATAGACATAATGGAGGCATCCTCAGACTTATTTTTGCCAGCTTTGTTATTTACGTTGCTTGCAATTATTGTAGCAGCAGTTATCACTCGTGCGCCATCAAAGTGCACGCATCAGACCACTACTGTTGTGAATGACAGAGACACTGGAGAAGAATCGCACAACAATGAAACAAACTGCAATGCAACGCATCATCCAGAGACGGTGCATCAATCTAATGCAAATACACCCAAAGATGAAACTATTCAATCG GATTCTAGCCCAGATCATGATGAAGTCTGCAGGTCAGACTGTGCAGATTACAGAAGCAGCAGCGGATGGGAGGAAGAGAATTCATCAGAGTATGGGATGAGAAATGCACTGAGGGATTATAACCTGTCACCTg aTGCTGAAGAGAAGCCCTTAAAGTACATGGCTGGCATACTGAGGGCCAGTCAGCTTGAAAAGATGATGACCAAAGAAGAACTGGAGGAAGAGCAGAG GGTTCAGCGAGATCAGCTAGCTGCCATTTTCCAGCTACTCCGAGACAAACAAGAGACATTTGGCGATGTGACACAGAGCGATTTGGAAGAACAGCTTAAACTCTACTCTAtttaa